A genomic region of [Eubacterium] eligens ATCC 27750 contains the following coding sequences:
- the spo0A gene encoding sporulation transcription factor Spo0A, whose translation MERTKIAIADDNQNILEALKNVIDEEEDMTVVGIADNGADTVKIIHESNPDVVLLDLIMPGIDGITVMEKVREDKSINSKPDFIVISAVGRDSVTEDAFNMGAAYYIMKPFDNEVLVNRIRYIRNQHNKTNVKSIPKEPVSITDRNLETDITNIIHDIGIPAHIKGYQYLRDSITLSVKNAEVINSVTKVLYPTIARKYETTSSRVERAIRHAIEVAWNRGNTDTLNDLFGYTINCGKGKPTNSEFIALISDKIRIQYNIK comes from the coding sequence ATGGAGAGGACGAAAATAGCTATTGCAGATGATAATCAGAATATTCTGGAAGCACTAAAAAATGTTATTGATGAAGAAGAGGACATGACAGTTGTAGGAATTGCAGATAACGGAGCTGACACTGTTAAGATAATTCATGAAAGCAATCCTGATGTTGTTTTATTGGATCTGATTATGCCGGGAATTGACGGTATTACTGTTATGGAAAAAGTAAGAGAGGATAAATCAATAAATTCTAAGCCGGACTTTATTGTAATAAGTGCTGTTGGAAGAGATAGTGTAACTGAGGATGCATTTAATATGGGAGCAGCATATTACATAATGAAACCTTTTGACAATGAGGTACTGGTCAACAGAATACGATACATAAGAAATCAGCATAACAAGACAAATGTTAAATCAATTCCGAAAGAGCCGGTATCTATTACAGATCGAAATCTGGAAACAGATATAACCAATATAATACACGACATAGGAATCCCTGCACATATAAAGGGATATCAGTATCTTAGAGATTCTATTACTCTTTCAGTAAAGAATGCAGAAGTGATAAATAGCGTAACGAAGGTGCTTTATCCAACTATAGCAAGAAAATATGAAACAACTTCAAGTCGCGTAGAAAGAGCAATAAGACATGCTATTGAAGTAGCATGGAACCGCGGAAATACAGATACGCTGAATGATTTATTTGGGTACACAATTAATTGTGGAAAAGGTAAGCCTACTAATTCGGAATTTATTGCTCTGATATCAGATAAAATCCGTATCCAGTATAATATTAAATAA
- the recN gene encoding DNA repair protein RecN — translation MLVNLHVKNLALIEEENIDFDEGLNILSGETGAGKSIILGSINAALGSKTSPDFIRSGCEYGLSEITFAIPEDKIERIKELGVISCDDGELVISRKIMANRSQIKVNGQSFTSAQTRVLAHELIDIHGQHDNQLLMDESNHLSVIDDYDNSINPLLDSYKECYKEYTICKKAYESLSGDDESRIKEMAFLQYEINELESAALKPGEDEQIEADYRRMSNFQKIAGNLSEVSMLLSEGDNNLSDMAGAALKNMIAASEYDESLKDDCDILADIENLISDVAHNLSSYMDDFTFDQSEFNTLEERLDMINSLKMKYGKSIEDILSVLDNKKQKLSEYENYDEVVAARKAEYDRTYKKLMNAAFLLSSQRKKTALNFSQDIINALKQLNFLDVRFEAEFEEKNPDSTGTDNVRFMISTNPGEDMKPLAKIASGGELSRIMLAIKSVMAETDVSKTLIFDEIDAGISGKTAQLVAEKLNTLSKTHQIICITHLPQIAAMADNHYVIEKSTKDNRTISNITKLSYDESIGELARMLGGSSITDAVVSNAKELKNMAQTAKNN, via the coding sequence ATGTTAGTTAATTTACATGTTAAGAATCTTGCACTTATAGAAGAAGAGAATATTGATTTTGATGAAGGACTTAATATACTTTCTGGTGAAACCGGTGCAGGTAAATCTATTATTCTCGGTTCTATTAATGCTGCATTAGGAAGCAAGACATCACCTGATTTTATAAGGTCAGGATGTGAATATGGACTTTCAGAGATAACATTTGCAATACCAGAAGATAAGATTGAACGAATCAAAGAACTGGGGGTTATATCATGCGATGACGGTGAACTTGTTATTTCGAGGAAAATTATGGCAAATCGTTCGCAGATTAAGGTTAACGGACAGTCTTTTACATCAGCCCAGACAAGAGTTCTTGCACATGAACTGATTGATATTCACGGACAACATGATAACCAGCTGCTTATGGATGAGAGTAATCATTTGTCTGTAATTGATGATTATGATAACAGTATTAATCCACTTCTTGATTCGTATAAAGAATGCTATAAGGAATATACTATATGCAAAAAAGCATATGAAAGTCTTTCTGGTGATGATGAATCAAGGATTAAAGAGATGGCTTTTCTTCAATATGAAATCAATGAGCTTGAATCAGCTGCTTTAAAACCTGGAGAAGATGAACAGATTGAAGCTGATTACCGGAGAATGAGTAACTTCCAGAAGATTGCAGGAAATCTTTCTGAGGTGTCGATGCTGCTTTCAGAAGGTGACAATAATCTTAGTGATATGGCAGGAGCTGCATTAAAGAATATGATAGCTGCAAGCGAATATGATGAATCTTTGAAAGATGACTGTGATATTCTAGCTGATATTGAGAATCTTATATCAGATGTGGCTCATAACCTTTCATCTTATATGGATGATTTTACATTTGACCAGTCTGAATTCAATACACTTGAAGAAAGACTTGATATGATTAATTCTCTTAAGATGAAATATGGCAAGTCGATTGAAGATATATTATCTGTTCTTGATAATAAGAAACAGAAGTTATCTGAATATGAGAATTATGATGAAGTTGTTGCTGCAAGAAAAGCTGAATATGATAGAACTTATAAAAAACTTATGAATGCAGCTTTTCTTTTAAGCAGCCAGAGAAAGAAAACAGCACTAAATTTTTCGCAGGATATAATAAATGCCTTAAAACAGCTTAATTTTCTTGATGTAAGATTTGAAGCTGAATTTGAAGAGAAAAATCCTGATTCAACCGGAACTGACAATGTCAGGTTTATGATATCAACTAATCCGGGTGAAGATATGAAGCCTCTTGCAAAGATTGCATCAGGTGGAGAATTGTCAAGAATCATGCTTGCTATTAAAAGTGTAATGGCAGAGACAGATGTATCCAAAACACTGATATTTGATGAGATTGATGCAGGAATCAGCGGAAAGACGGCACAGCTTGTTGCAGAGAAGTTAAATACACTCTCAAAAACTCATCAGATAATATGCATTACCCATCTGCCTCAGATTGCGGCAATGGCTGATAATCACTATGTTATTGAGAAGTCTACTAAAGATAATCGGACAATAAGTAACATAACAAAGCTTTCATATGATGAAAGTATAGGTGAGTTAGCAAGAATGCTTGGCGGTTCAAGTATTACAGATGCAGTTGTGTCTAATGCAAAAGAACTTAAGAATATGGCACAGACGGCAAAAAATAATTAA
- the spoIVB gene encoding SpoIVB peptidase → MKNFKKGLIYAGVLAFCIGFGAYIYCNSIKKKIPDKLYIYKQDKAVFSMDIPVVGTVYDSSNNICADNIDFGKQVTIQSGNTGQYYVDYKLFGLLSVARTHMEVVDEKYIYSGGFQVGIYLKCNGVYVVNTETICTYDGQNVVPAKGKINKGDYIIKVNGSQTDTKEQLLQAVSESAGNSMDITVRRDGQEIEEQIIPVKNVAGEYKLGIWVKDDTQGVGTVTYVCEDGTFAALGHGISDNETGNVLDIRDGMIYRTRILSIVPGKNGEPGELLGTIDYREDNIGSISRNTDKGIYGENAYSLYKEYSPELMKAAGSYEASKGTAYVRFYNNGSFHDYEIDITDLKYGDSKNITFKVTSGELLKLTNGIVQGMSGSPIIQNGKIIGAVTHVFVDDSTCGYGIFIDRMLDKDEKETN, encoded by the coding sequence ATGAAGAATTTTAAAAAAGGGTTAATTTATGCCGGGGTTCTGGCATTTTGCATAGGTTTTGGAGCTTATATATACTGTAATTCAATTAAGAAAAAGATTCCAGATAAGCTATATATATATAAGCAGGATAAGGCTGTTTTTTCTATGGACATACCTGTTGTTGGTACTGTATATGACAGCAGTAATAATATATGTGCCGATAATATTGATTTTGGAAAGCAGGTTACAATTCAGTCGGGAAATACCGGTCAGTATTATGTGGATTATAAGCTTTTTGGACTGCTTTCTGTCGCAAGGACACATATGGAGGTAGTCGATGAAAAATACATTTATTCCGGAGGTTTTCAGGTCGGTATATATCTTAAATGTAATGGAGTATATGTTGTTAATACAGAAACAATATGCACATATGACGGGCAAAATGTTGTTCCTGCCAAAGGAAAGATTAATAAAGGTGATTATATAATTAAAGTTAATGGCTCTCAGACAGATACGAAAGAACAGCTTTTACAGGCGGTGTCAGAATCGGCGGGAAATAGTATGGACATAACCGTCAGGCGGGATGGTCAGGAAATTGAAGAGCAGATTATACCTGTGAAAAATGTTGCAGGGGAATACAAACTTGGAATCTGGGTTAAAGATGATACACAGGGTGTTGGAACTGTTACTTATGTGTGTGAAGATGGCACATTTGCAGCATTAGGACATGGAATATCGGATAACGAAACAGGGAATGTGCTTGATATAAGAGATGGCATGATATACAGAACAAGAATTCTGTCTATTGTACCCGGAAAAAATGGAGAGCCTGGAGAGCTTCTTGGTACGATTGATTATAGAGAGGACAACATAGGAAGTATAAGCCGTAATACTGATAAAGGCATATATGGTGAAAATGCGTACTCTTTATATAAGGAGTATTCACCAGAACTGATGAAAGCAGCCGGGTCATATGAAGCTTCAAAAGGAACAGCATATGTGAGGTTTTATAACAATGGCAGTTTTCATGATTATGAAATTGATATAACAGATTTAAAGTATGGCGATTCTAAGAATATAACATTTAAGGTGACATCAGGAGAGCTTCTCAAGCTGACTAATGGAATTGTACAGGGGATGAGTGGGAGCCCGATTATTCAGAATGGAAAGATAATTGGGGCTGTCACACATGTATTTGTAGATGATTCTACTTGCGGATATGGTATATTTATTGATAGAATGCTTGATAAAGACGAAAAAGAAACTAATTAA
- a CDS encoding C40 family peptidase, whose amino-acid sequence MRRRIFKGFAAILLTSTITVSTVFAVYADDVDKLKQQKKQTEQELDDLQNQWAYLLQQMDDLELKMANKSDEIDAANVKLKEAEKVQAAQYDDMKLRIKYMYEDQSVSLAEVFLTSSDMSTMLNKAVYMQEVYNYDRNKLDEMANTAKEIQDLKTSLENDKKELDEAQAQLTEKQALLYSTIQETQAKADDVSSQLESAVKKAAEVAAKKEQERLAAAAVSIQQNIATPAKGDSSVANGVVSLAYSLLGVPYVSGGSSPSGFDCSGFTSYLFRQYGISISRSSSAQAYGGTAVNGLANAQPGDVICYPGHVGIYVGGGQMIHANVPGGSVRLVGVNSIGMSVIAIRRYW is encoded by the coding sequence ATGCGTAGGAGAATTTTTAAAGGTTTTGCAGCTATTTTATTGACATCAACTATAACGGTATCGACAGTATTTGCAGTTTATGCAGATGATGTTGATAAATTAAAGCAGCAGAAGAAACAGACAGAACAGGAACTTGATGACCTTCAGAACCAGTGGGCTTATCTGTTACAGCAGATGGATGATTTGGAACTCAAGATGGCTAATAAATCTGATGAAATTGATGCTGCCAATGTTAAACTTAAAGAAGCTGAAAAGGTTCAGGCTGCACAGTATGATGATATGAAGCTTCGTATTAAGTATATGTATGAAGATCAGTCTGTATCTTTAGCAGAGGTGTTTCTTACTTCATCAGATATGAGTACAATGCTTAATAAAGCTGTTTATATGCAGGAAGTATATAATTATGACCGGAATAAACTTGATGAAATGGCTAACACAGCTAAAGAAATTCAAGATCTTAAAACCAGTCTGGAAAATGATAAAAAAGAACTTGATGAGGCGCAGGCTCAGTTGACTGAGAAACAGGCTCTTCTTTACAGTACAATTCAAGAAACACAGGCTAAAGCAGATGATGTGAGCAGCCAGCTTGAATCCGCTGTTAAGAAAGCTGCCGAAGTTGCAGCGAAGAAAGAACAGGAACGTCTGGCAGCAGCAGCCGTTTCAATACAGCAGAATATAGCAACACCGGCTAAAGGAGATTCTTCTGTAGCTAATGGGGTGGTTTCTTTAGCATATTCACTTCTTGGAGTTCCATATGTAAGCGGCGGAAGTTCACCATCAGGTTTTGACTGCTCAGGATTTACTTCATATCTGTTCAGACAGTATGGAATTAGTATTTCAAGATCATCAAGTGCCCAGGCATATGGTGGTACAGCGGTTAACGGACTTGCCAATGCACAGCCTGGTGATGTTATATGTTATCCGGGACATGTTGGAATATATGTAGGTGGAGGACAGATGATTCATGCTAATGTTCCAGGTGGTTCAGTAAGGCTTGTTGGTGTTAATTCAATAGGTATGAGCGTAATTGCCATAAGACGTTACTGGTAA
- the glgA gene encoding glycogen synthase GlgA, protein MKNVLLIASEAVPFIKTGGLADVAGSLPKYFDKTKFDVRVMIPKYTCIPWEYREKMVYKTHFYIDLAWRTQYVGVFELEWNGVTFYFIDNEFYFGGNKPYSWIHEDIEKFAFFSKAALSALPVLGFRPDIIHCNDWQTGLIPVYLKERFSQGEFYQGIKSIMTIHNLKFQGIWDLKKVKDITGLPDEYFTSDKLEAYDDANYLKGGIVYADRVTTVSETYAEEIKTPFYGENLDGLMRARSNVLSGIVNGIDYDEYNPETDKRIPNNYNQVTFRKEKWKNKVALQKELGLTEDKGKFMIGLVSRLTDQKGLDLVAYVMDQLCAEDVQFVVLGTGEERYENMFRHYDWKYNDRVSANIYYSEDMSHKIYAACDAFLMPSLFEPCGLSQLMSLRYGTVPIVRETGGLKDTVEPYNEYEGKGTGFSFANYNAHEMLGIVNYAKDVYYNHKREWNKIVDRGMKTDFSWNSSARKYEELYNSL, encoded by the coding sequence ATGAAAAATGTATTGTTGATTGCATCAGAGGCTGTACCATTTATTAAGACAGGCGGACTTGCTGACGTTGCAGGTTCACTTCCTAAGTATTTTGACAAGACTAAGTTTGATGTAAGAGTAATGATACCTAAGTATACATGTATACCTTGGGAGTATCGTGAAAAGATGGTTTATAAGACACATTTTTACATAGATCTTGCCTGGAGAACACAATATGTAGGTGTTTTTGAATTAGAGTGGAATGGTGTGACATTTTACTTTATTGATAATGAATTCTATTTTGGTGGTAATAAGCCATACAGTTGGATTCATGAGGATATTGAGAAGTTTGCATTCTTTAGCAAGGCTGCACTTTCAGCCCTTCCTGTGCTTGGCTTCAGACCAGATATAATTCATTGTAATGACTGGCAGACAGGTCTTATTCCTGTATATCTTAAGGAAAGATTTTCTCAGGGAGAGTTTTATCAGGGTATCAAGTCTATTATGACTATACATAATCTTAAGTTCCAGGGCATATGGGATCTTAAGAAAGTTAAGGATATTACAGGACTTCCAGATGAATATTTTACATCAGATAAGCTTGAAGCCTATGATGATGCTAATTACTTAAAAGGTGGTATCGTATATGCTGACAGGGTTACAACTGTAAGTGAGACTTATGCAGAAGAGATAAAGACACCGTTTTATGGCGAGAATCTTGATGGACTTATGAGAGCAAGATCTAATGTTTTATCAGGTATTGTTAATGGTATTGATTATGATGAATATAATCCAGAGACAGATAAGAGAATTCCCAACAACTATAATCAGGTAACTTTCAGAAAAGAAAAGTGGAAGAACAAGGTTGCACTTCAGAAGGAACTTGGACTTACAGAGGATAAGGGTAAGTTTATGATTGGGCTTGTATCGAGACTTACAGACCAGAAGGGACTTGATCTTGTAGCATATGTTATGGATCAGCTCTGTGCAGAAGATGTACAGTTTGTTGTTCTTGGTACCGGTGAAGAGAGATATGAGAATATGTTCAGACATTATGACTGGAAATATAATGACAGAGTATCAGCTAATATATATTATTCAGAAGATATGTCACATAAGATATATGCAGCCTGTGATGCATTCCTTATGCCGTCATTATTTGAACCTTGTGGACTTTCACAGCTTATGAGCCTTAGATATGGAACAGTTCCTATAGTAAGAGAAACGGGTGGCCTTAAGGATACTGTAGAGCCATATAACGAATATGAAGGTAAGGGAACAGGATTTTCTTTTGCTAATTATAATGCACATGAGATGCTTGGTATTGTTAATTATGCTAAGGATGTATATTACAATCATAAGAGAGAGTGGAATAAGATTGTTGACAGGGGAATGAAGACAGACTTCTCATGGAACAGTTCAGCTAGAAAGTATGAAGAACTTTATAATTCACTTTAA
- a CDS encoding zf-HC2 domain-containing protein — translation MDNCKEIQSRIESFEHGNLSLKDEEAFTNHILKCADCREEMEIYYIISYGLDDDNEKEIKNCRYSQYLDAFDFTGLVEQKLKDSEDKCLFLRQWTHFTRVRYIFVSTVMILTALLLIIIKFF, via the coding sequence ATGGATAACTGTAAGGAAATCCAGAGCAGGATAGAAAGCTTTGAACATGGAAATCTGTCACTTAAAGATGAAGAAGCATTTACCAATCATATTCTTAAATGTGCAGACTGTCGTGAAGAGATGGAGATATATTATATAATTTCATATGGATTAGATGATGATAATGAAAAGGAAATTAAGAATTGCAGATATAGTCAGTACTTAGATGCATTTGATTTTACAGGGCTGGTTGAACAGAAATTAAAAGATAGTGAAGATAAATGTTTATTTTTAAGACAGTGGACTCATTTTACCAGAGTAAGATATATTTTTGTTTCTACAGTTATGATTCTTACAGCCTTGCTTCTTATCATTATTAAATTCTTTTAA
- a CDS encoding sodium-dependent transporter, with protein MEREKFGSRLGFILISAGCAIGIGNVWRFPYVAGNNGGGIFVLLYMLFLLMFGIPVLSMELAMGRASKSSIIRAYHELEQPGQKWHIHGYLGMIGNYILLFFYTTVSGWMLGYFIKYVTGDITKNTDSSQMFADVTANPWIMFVWMAVIVLIAVIVCSMGLQNGVEKITKYMMLILLGLIVVLAIHSLTLDGAGKGMQYFLVPDMDKIKEVGLGNIIIEAMRQAFFTLSVGMGSMMIFGSYIGKERALVGEGIQITLLDTFVAIMSGVIIFPACMSYNIPTDSGPSLIFVTLPKVFEHMSGGRFWGTMFFLFMTFAALSTVIAVLENIIACNMEAFGWNRKKAGVINLFIIIIMSIPCILGFNVLSGFTPLGAGTNVLDLEDFLVSSLILPIGSLVILLFCTTKHGWGYDNYMNEVNTGKGIGMPKIFKFYLKYILPLVILFIIIDGLI; from the coding sequence ATGGAAAGAGAGAAATTTGGCAGCAGACTTGGATTCATACTTATAAGTGCAGGCTGCGCAATCGGAATTGGAAATGTATGGCGTTTTCCATATGTTGCAGGCAATAACGGAGGTGGAATATTTGTTTTATTATATATGTTGTTCCTTCTTATGTTTGGAATTCCTGTACTATCAATGGAACTTGCAATGGGAAGAGCTTCTAAAAGCAGTATAATAAGGGCATATCATGAATTGGAGCAACCTGGACAGAAGTGGCATATTCATGGATATCTTGGAATGATAGGCAATTATATACTTTTATTCTTCTATACTACTGTTTCAGGATGGATGTTAGGATATTTTATCAAGTATGTAACTGGTGATATTACTAAAAACACTGACAGTTCACAGATGTTTGCTGATGTAACTGCTAATCCATGGATAATGTTTGTGTGGATGGCAGTAATAGTTCTTATTGCGGTTATTGTTTGCAGTATGGGACTTCAGAATGGTGTTGAGAAGATTACAAAATATATGATGCTTATTCTTCTTGGACTTATTGTTGTTCTTGCTATCCACAGTCTTACACTTGATGGTGCCGGAAAAGGAATGCAATATTTTCTTGTTCCTGATATGGATAAGATAAAAGAGGTTGGCCTTGGAAATATTATTATTGAGGCAATGAGGCAGGCTTTCTTTACTTTAAGTGTAGGAATGGGTTCAATGATGATATTTGGAAGTTATATTGGGAAAGAACGTGCGCTTGTAGGAGAGGGAATACAGATTACATTACTTGACACATTTGTTGCAATTATGTCAGGAGTTATCATATTTCCAGCATGTATGTCATATAATATACCAACAGACAGTGGTCCAAGCCTTATATTTGTCACACTTCCAAAGGTGTTCGAACATATGTCAGGTGGAAGATTCTGGGGCACAATGTTTTTTCTTTTTATGACATTTGCGGCATTATCCACAGTTATTGCTGTTCTGGAGAATATTATTGCATGCAATATGGAAGCTTTTGGATGGAACCGTAAGAAAGCAGGTGTAATTAACCTGTTTATTATAATTATCATGAGTATTCCATGCATTCTTGGCTTCAATGTATTAAGTGGATTTACACCGCTTGGTGCTGGAACTAATGTGCTTGATCTGGAAGATTTCCTTGTAAGCAGCCTTATTCTCCCTATAGGAAGCCTTGTTATACTTCTTTTCTGTACGACTAAGCATGGCTGGGGATATGATAATTATATGAATGAAGTTAATACAGGAAAGGGTATTGGCATGCCTAAGATTTTTAAGTTTTATCTTAAATATATCCTGCCTCTGGTTATTTTATTCATTATTATTGATGGTTTGATTTAA
- the polA gene encoding DNA polymerase I — protein MSEKLILIDGHSILNRAFYGVPDLTNAEGIHTNAMYGFLNILFKFLDEEKPDYITVAFDLSAPTFRHKVFDGYKGTRKPMQPELKQQVPLMKELLKAMNITVVEQEGYEADDILGTIAKESAAKGIDVSIVSGDRDLLQLADEHIKIRIPKTKKGVTEVEDYYPSDVFNLYGVTPHEFIDVKALMGDTSDNIPGAPGVGPKTASAIIQKYHSLDNVFEHLCELKPPKAKISITENVEQIKMSRFLSEIKIDVPIDYKVEDSKAGDFFNENSYELFKKYNFKNMLKKFENTDIIAKDPECYEYFKKISDFADVENVFNKAVDIAGGIEKIGLSIVRENELIAVGITLSDTEIYYIPVSGFVTESYLADRLSDVVSVASNRNIASANIKDYLDIFEKDKINGYPLVSEKAFIDTAIAAYLLHPSNESYDYESLGREFLSLTYPSKTELLGKLSINKAVNEAEDNLIKYACLSSYAYYKCADKITEQLKSENMYELFETIEMPLIFVLFEMQQQGISVDKQALVDYSKVLGTKISVLEKEIYEAAGEEFNINSPKQLGVILFERLGMPNGKKTKSGYSTAADVLEKLAPDYPVVSKILEYRQLAKLKSTYADGLTQYISEDGRIHGTFNQTITATGRISSTEPNLQNIPIRMEMGKAIRKVFVPKDGFVFLDADYSQIELRILAHMSGDEKLIEAYNSSADIHRATAAQVFGVPLEEVTDEQRRNAKAVNFGIIYGMSSFGLSQDLSISRKEAKEYIERYFASYPTIKTFIDGLVSDAKEKGYSLTMYNRRREIPEIKSSNFMQRSFGERVAMNAPIQGTAADIIKLAMINVYNALKEHNLRSRLILQVHDELLVETAEDEVDTVKQIMLDGMKNAVSLKVPLEVDLKEGKDWLEAH, from the coding sequence ATGAGTGAAAAACTTATATTAATAGATGGACACAGCATATTAAATAGGGCATTTTACGGAGTTCCTGACCTTACTAATGCAGAAGGCATACATACCAATGCAATGTATGGCTTTCTTAATATTTTATTTAAATTTCTTGATGAAGAAAAGCCTGACTATATTACGGTTGCATTTGATTTATCTGCACCGACATTCAGACATAAGGTGTTTGATGGATATAAAGGAACAAGAAAGCCTATGCAGCCAGAACTAAAGCAGCAGGTTCCTCTTATGAAGGAGCTGCTTAAAGCAATGAATATTACAGTTGTCGAGCAGGAGGGATACGAAGCTGATGATATTCTAGGTACAATTGCGAAGGAAAGTGCTGCGAAAGGAATAGATGTATCAATTGTTTCAGGTGACAGAGATTTACTTCAGCTTGCAGATGAGCATATTAAGATAAGAATACCGAAGACAAAGAAAGGCGTAACAGAGGTTGAAGATTATTATCCATCAGATGTATTTAATCTGTATGGAGTTACTCCTCATGAATTTATAGATGTTAAAGCACTTATGGGCGATACATCTGATAATATACCGGGAGCACCGGGAGTAGGACCTAAGACAGCGTCGGCTATTATTCAGAAATATCATAGTCTTGATAATGTTTTTGAACATCTTTGCGAGTTGAAGCCGCCTAAAGCAAAAATATCAATAACTGAGAATGTCGAGCAGATTAAGATGAGCAGATTCTTGTCAGAGATTAAAATCGATGTTCCGATTGATTATAAAGTTGAAGATTCTAAAGCAGGTGATTTCTTTAATGAGAATTCATATGAACTTTTTAAAAAGTATAATTTTAAAAATATGCTAAAGAAGTTTGAGAATACAGATATAATTGCTAAAGACCCTGAATGTTATGAATATTTCAAGAAGATATCTGATTTTGCTGATGTTGAAAATGTATTTAACAAAGCGGTGGATATAGCAGGTGGGATTGAAAAAATCGGACTTTCTATTGTAAGAGAAAATGAACTGATTGCAGTTGGAATAACACTTTCAGATACAGAAATATATTATATCCCGGTATCGGGTTTTGTTACAGAGAGTTATCTTGCAGACCGTCTGTCAGATGTTGTAAGCGTGGCTTCTAACAGAAATATAGCATCTGCCAATATTAAAGATTATCTTGATATATTTGAAAAAGACAAGATAAATGGCTATCCGCTTGTTTCAGAAAAAGCATTTATTGATACTGCAATTGCGGCATATCTGCTTCATCCAAGTAACGAAAGTTATGATTATGAAAGTCTTGGAAGAGAGTTTTTATCATTAACATATCCTTCAAAAACAGAACTTCTGGGTAAATTGTCAATTAATAAGGCAGTAAATGAAGCGGAAGACAATCTTATTAAGTATGCATGTCTTTCATCATATGCTTATTACAAATGTGCTGATAAAATTACAGAACAGTTAAAGAGTGAGAATATGTATGAGCTGTTTGAAACTATAGAAATGCCTCTTATATTTGTTCTTTTTGAAATGCAGCAACAGGGCATAAGTGTTGATAAACAGGCACTTGTAGATTATTCAAAGGTACTTGGAACTAAGATTTCAGTCCTTGAGAAAGAGATATATGAAGCAGCAGGCGAAGAGTTCAATATCAATTCACCAAAGCAGCTTGGTGTTATACTTTTTGAAAGGCTTGGAATGCCTAACGGAAAGAAGACAAAGAGTGGTTATTCAACAGCTGCAGACGTACTTGAAAAGCTTGCACCTGATTATCCGGTTGTAAGTAAGATTCTTGAATACAGACAATTAGCAAAGCTTAAATCAACTTATGCTGACGGACTTACACAGTATATATCAGAAGATGGAAGGATTCATGGTACATTTAACCAGACAATAACTGCAACTGGAAGAATAAGCAGTACAGAGCCTAATCTTCAGAATATTCCTATAAGAATGGAGATGGGTAAGGCTATAAGAAAGGTATTTGTTCCAAAGGATGGCTTTGTATTTTTGGATGCCGATTACTCTCAGATAGAGTTAAGAATACTTGCTCATATGTCAGGGGATGAGAAGCTCATTGAGGCGTATAATTCATCAGCAGATATCCACAGAGCAACGGCGGCACAAGTCTTTGGCGTACCGCTCGAAGAGGTTACTGATGAACAGAGAAGAAATGCCAAGGCAGTTAATTTCGGCATTATCTATGGAATGAGTTCGTTTGGATTAAGCCAGGATCTTAGTATTTCAAGGAAAGAAGCTAAAGAATATATTGAAAGATATTTTGCAAGCTATCCGACTATCAAGACATTTATAGACGGACTCGTAAGTGATGCCAAAGAAAAAGGATATTCACTTACAATGTATAACAGAAGAAGAGAAATTCCTGAGATTAAATCTTCTAATTTCATGCAGCGTTCTTTTGGAGAGAGAGTTGCCATGAATGCACCAATTCAGGGAACTGCAGCCGATATTATCAAGCTGGCAATGATTAATGTATATAATGCACTTAAGGAGCATAATCTCAGGTCAAGACTCATATTGCAGGTTCATGATGAGCTTCTTGTTGAGACGGCAGAGGATGAGGTTGATACTGTAAAGCAGATTATGCTTGATGGAATGA